The genomic segment AGACGGTTGGAGACTGGATGTGGCGGCGGATCTGGGACACAGCAATGATTTTAACCATCAGTTCTGGAAAGATTTCCGGAAGGCAGTGAAAGCTGCCAATCCAAATGCCATTATCCTGGCAGAGCATTACGGTAATCCGGAAGGCTGGCTGAAAGGTGATGAATGGGATACAGTCATGAACTATGACGCATTTATGGAGCCGCTGACCTGGTTCCTGACAGGTATGGAGAAGCACAGCGACGAGTATCGTGAAGACCTGTTAGGAAACAGTGAGGCTTTTATCGGAGCTATGAAAACGCACATGAGAGCGCTTCATATGTCTGCACTTCAGACAGCCATGAATGAATTGTCAAATCATGACCATTCCAGATTCCTGACCAGAACCAATCACAGGGTAGGACGAATTTCCTATGCAGGTCCGGAGGCGGCATCTGAGGGAGTAAATCCGGCAGTTATGCGTGAGGCGGTTACCATCCAGATGACCTGGCCGGGCGCACCGACTGTATATTACGGAGATGAGGCAGGACTCTGTGGATTCACAGATCCGGATAACAGACGTACTTATCCCTGGGGACGTGAGGATTATCAGATGATCGACTTCCACAGGGTAATGATCCGTATCCATAAGAAATATGAAGTGTTAAAAACGGGATCACTGGGATTTCTCTGGAATGATTATCAGGGACTTTGTTATGCGAGATTTTCTCATGATGAACAGATAATTGTGATCGTAAATAATCAGGAAGAAGGCAGGGAAGTGGAGATACGGTTAGAACAGGCAGGAATCAGCCGTCTGGAAGATACAAAGCTGAAACGTGTTGTCATGACATCTGCAGTGGGATTTACGGAAGAATGTAAAGAATACACAGCAGCAGCCGGAATTCTGAAGATCACAATGCCGGCATTTGGCGCAGTGGTCTTACATCATAAAAATTAACAAAATGCGAAGCGGATGATCTTATCCGCCTGACCCGGACGGCAGCCTCTTGCGGAAGAAGGGGCTGCCGCTTTATAATATAACAAAAAAAGATCCAGACAAATGTCTGAACCTTTTGATGGATGGAGAAGGATTCGAACCTTCGAAAGCGTTGCTAACAGATTTACAGTCTGCCCCCTTTGGCCACTCGGGAATCCATCCTTAAACCGAAACTTATTATATATGAAATATTTAAATAATGCAAGCACTTTTTTATAAATTGCAGAAAATTATTATATATTGTGTATTGCCGGACTTTTTTGCATATCTTCCGGGGAATTTTGTTTGTTATTTTTTTGGCAAAAGAGTAGACGAAAAAGCAGAAATCTGGTAATATAACCATATCTGGATATAGATGTAATTCCATATCGGAGATTGATTAGGGTAACTGAGAATGAACACAGTTACTACAGATTAGGAGGAATTTATCATGTTAGTAAATGCAACAGAAATGCTGAAAAAAGCAAAAGCAGGTCATTATGCAGTTGGACAGTTCAACATCAACAACCTTGAGTGGACAAAGGCTATTCTTTTAACAGCTCAGGAACTGAACTCTCCTGTAATCCTTGGTGTATCCGAAGGTGCTGGTAAATATATGACAGGTTATAAAACAGTTGTTGGTATGGTTAACGGAATGATGGAAGAACTGAACATCACTGTTCCTGTAGCTCTTCACCTTGACCACGGCAGCTATGAAGGATGCTTAAAATGCGTTGAAGCAGGCTTCTCATCCATCATGTTCGACGGATCTCATTACCCGATCGAAGAAAACGTTGCAAAAACTAAAGAACTGGTTAAGATCGTTGCTGAACACGGAATGTCTCTGGAAGCAGAAGTTGGCTCCATCGGTGGTGAAGAAGACGGTGTTGTAGGAATGGGCGAATGCGCAGATCCTAAGGAATGCAAGATGATCGCAGACCTTGGTATTGATTTCCTTGCAGCAGGTATCGGTAACATCCATGGAAAATATCCGGCTAACTGGAAAGGCTTAAGCTTTGAGACTCTGGATGCTATCCAGAAACTGACAGGAGAGATGCCTCTGGTACTTCACGGTGGCACAGGTATCCCGGCAGATATGATCAAGAAAGCTATCGACCTTGGCGTATCCAAAATCAATGTAAACACAGAATGCCAGCTTTCTTTCGCAGCAGCTACACGTAAATACATCGAAGAAGGAAAAGATCAGCAGGGTAAAGGATACGATCCTCGTAAACTTCTTGCACCTGGCTTCGAAGCAATCAAAGCTACTGTTAAGGAAAAAATGGAATTATTCGGATCAGTTAACAAAGCCTGATGATAACCTCATAAGTAAAAAATCCCGCATCCTTGTGATGTGGGATTTTTTTATGGACTCAAAAACCTGATGGGCTACGACAACCGAATTCGGACAAAATATACCGCAAAGTGGGGCGTGCAGATTGCAGGAATGATTTTTCAGACACGCTCTAAAGTAACAGGCGGTTGCTGTTCACACACCACTATCCCGCGAGGTGTTTTGGCATGAACATGCCAAAATCCCGAGACATACAAGCCAAAATTCCATTGCCGCAGGCAATCTGCATTTTACAAATTGATTTTTATCTCTCTATATAATAAAATAATTGCAGATATCTAAAATAAGGTGAAAGGAAGTAGCAGAACAAAGGATGGAACAGAAAAAAGCCTTAAATAGAAAGAAGCTGAAAGTGATTCTTGTAATATGTATCGTGATGATCGTGACAGCGGGAATCGGTCTGGCTGTTTACATACATCATGTGGATACTGTCACACTGGGAAGGAAAGTGAGTGTGTACAGGTTGGATGTATCGAAGCTTACTGTGGAAGAAGCACAGCAGAAAATATCTGAAGCATTTCAGAATAAAAAAATAACATTTCATGAAGATGGAAAGGATGTTTATAATGTTTCAATGGAACAACTGGGATACAGTCTGGATCAGGACATTCTGAAAAGTGCACTGGAAACATTGAAACAGGAGAGAAGCGGGACATTTAAACTTTTTGCATCACAGAGAGATTATAAGATTGATTATCAGATCATCAGAGATGAAGCGCAGGAACAGGCAGCATTGTCTGCAGATCATTTTGATGAAAAAGACAGAACAGAGCCTGAGGATGCACATATCCGATATAGTAAAAAGAAACAGAAATATGTGTTGGTGAAACAGGTTCCCGGAAATCAGATTGATGAAAACAGGCTGTTGAGTTATGTGGAGGAAACTCTGGATAAAGATTTCGAAACAGAATTGCTTACATCTGATGTAAAGATGGAATTAAACGAGGAAGTTTACCGGCAGCCGGATATTGAAGAATCAGGTGAAATGAAGCAGAAGGTGAAGAAGTTAAACAGCCTGTTGAGAAAATACCGCAGTACAACAGTTTCTTATCTGTTTGGTGAGGAAACGCAGGTGCTGGATTCAGACACGATCAGTTCCTGGCTGCAGATTAAAAATAGTGGTATAAGCATTGATAAGGATGCGGCTGCAGATTACATATCGAATATGGCAAATAAATATAATACTATTTATGTGCCGCGTACTTTTCATACATCGTTGGGAACGGATGTTACGGTTTCTGATAATGA from the Blautia wexlerae DSM 19850 genome contains:
- a CDS encoding DUF6783 domain-containing protein; this translates as MHAPLCGIFCPNSVVVAHQVFESIKKSHITRMRDFLLMRLSSGFVN
- a CDS encoding L,D-transpeptidase family protein, with product MEQKKALNRKKLKVILVICIVMIVTAGIGLAVYIHHVDTVTLGRKVSVYRLDVSKLTVEEAQQKISEAFQNKKITFHEDGKDVYNVSMEQLGYSLDQDILKSALETLKQERSGTFKLFASQRDYKIDYQIIRDEAQEQAALSADHFDEKDRTEPEDAHIRYSKKKQKYVLVKQVPGNQIDENRLLSYVEETLDKDFETELLTSDVKMELNEEVYRQPDIEESGEMKQKVKKLNSLLRKYRSTTVSYLFGEETQVLDSDTISSWLQIKNSGISIDKDAAADYISNMANKYNTIYVPRTFHTSLGTDVTVSDNEYGYRIDQDAELTQLLEDLKSGEDVSREPVYSSSGMKRNGTDDLAGNYIEVSLDSQHLWLYKDGALVTETDVVSGAPTPERETYRGAWPIAYKASPFTLSSEEYGYAETVKYWMPFVYGQGLHDASWQSAFGGNRYKTGHGSHGCINLPEDQAALIYNTIDGGYPIIIY
- the fba gene encoding class II fructose-1,6-bisphosphate aldolase encodes the protein MLVNATEMLKKAKAGHYAVGQFNINNLEWTKAILLTAQELNSPVILGVSEGAGKYMTGYKTVVGMVNGMMEELNITVPVALHLDHGSYEGCLKCVEAGFSSIMFDGSHYPIEENVAKTKELVKIVAEHGMSLEAEVGSIGGEEDGVVGMGECADPKECKMIADLGIDFLAAGIGNIHGKYPANWKGLSFETLDAIQKLTGEMPLVLHGGTGIPADMIKKAIDLGVSKINVNTECQLSFAAATRKYIEEGKDQQGKGYDPRKLLAPGFEAIKATVKEKMELFGSVNKA
- a CDS encoding DUF6783 domain-containing protein; its protein translation is MGYDNRIRTKYTAKWGVQIAGMIFQTRSKVTGGCCSHTTIPRGVLA